A stretch of the Chitiniphilus purpureus genome encodes the following:
- a CDS encoding ATP-binding protein, whose protein sequence is MRWLPRSLLGRLTIVMGLGVLATQLLANLIWTEQIRQQSQREATAAAHHLGGSAVAAIRFFKSLPANYRPLLIEQLREMGGTRFFVSVNSAPVTVAPIEQTALSRVVLDTVRGKLKQQLPRLADYRVAFAWPDGLPVSDDGATLQDLPDDWVQHTLIVKPRVAPVLVIQAELEPAGWIYLATLMPDPYFLEKADPITVDRLALQLATLVSVLLLSLLVVRWLTRPLAVLASAAKAFGQGARTEPVPEVGSREFVQTARAFNAMQARIERYMDDRERLFAAISHDLRTPITRLKLRAELLEDEATRADFHEDLDELELMVKGALQSVKDTDIHENRTAVRLDLLLERMARDAKLAGGEVAFAGGAVTVIAKPLAIKRALSNLIDNALKYGGRAEVLLTESDDLVELTIRDHGPGVPEEMLDRLFDPYVRLEHGRQSNSGGMGLGLGIARNIIHAHGGGLLLGNHPEGGLVARVTLNTLSS, encoded by the coding sequence ATGCGCTGGCTGCCCCGCTCGCTGCTGGGGCGGCTGACCATCGTGATGGGGCTGGGCGTGCTGGCGACGCAGCTGCTTGCCAACCTGATCTGGACCGAGCAGATCCGGCAGCAGTCGCAGCGCGAGGCGACTGCGGCGGCCCATCACCTGGGCGGCAGTGCAGTGGCCGCGATCCGTTTCTTCAAGAGCCTGCCGGCCAACTACCGGCCGCTGCTGATCGAGCAGCTGCGCGAGATGGGCGGCACGCGGTTCTTCGTCAGCGTCAACAGCGCGCCGGTGACGGTGGCGCCGATCGAGCAGACCGCGCTGTCGCGCGTGGTGCTCGATACCGTGCGCGGCAAGCTCAAACAGCAATTGCCGCGGCTGGCCGACTACCGGGTGGCGTTCGCCTGGCCCGACGGCCTGCCGGTCAGCGACGACGGCGCCACCTTGCAGGATCTGCCGGACGACTGGGTGCAGCACACCCTGATCGTCAAACCGCGCGTGGCGCCGGTACTGGTGATCCAGGCCGAGCTGGAGCCGGCCGGCTGGATCTATCTGGCCACGCTGATGCCCGATCCGTATTTCCTGGAGAAGGCCGATCCCATCACGGTCGACCGGTTGGCGCTGCAGTTGGCGACGCTGGTCTCGGTGCTGCTGCTCTCGCTGCTGGTGGTGCGCTGGCTGACTCGGCCGCTGGCGGTGCTGGCCAGCGCGGCCAAGGCATTCGGCCAGGGCGCGCGTACAGAGCCCGTGCCCGAGGTGGGCAGCCGCGAATTCGTGCAGACCGCGCGCGCCTTCAACGCGATGCAGGCGCGGATCGAGCGCTACATGGATGACCGCGAGCGGCTGTTCGCCGCGATCTCGCACGATCTGCGCACACCCATCACCCGGCTCAAGCTGCGCGCCGAGCTGCTGGAGGACGAAGCCACCCGTGCCGATTTCCACGAAGACCTGGACGAGCTGGAACTCATGGTCAAGGGCGCGCTGCAAAGCGTGAAGGACACCGACATCCACGAGAACCGCACCGCGGTGCGGCTTGACCTGCTGCTTGAGCGCATGGCGCGTGATGCCAAGCTTGCCGGTGGCGAAGTGGCCTTCGCCGGCGGCGCTGTCACCGTGATCGCCAAGCCACTGGCCATCAAGCGCGCGTTGTCCAACCTGATCGACAACGCACTCAAGTACGGCGGCCGCGCCGAGGTGCTGCTGACCGAGAGCGACGACCTGGTCGAGCTCACCATCCGCGACCACGGCCCAGGCGTGCCCGAAGAGATGCTGGACCGCTTGTTCGACCCTTATGTCCGCCTCGAACATGGGCGGCAGAGCAACAGTGGCGGCATGGGGCTGGGCCTTGGCATCGCCCGCAATATCATCCACGCCCACGGCGGCGGACTGCTGCTGGGCAACCACCCTGAAGGCGGGCTGGTCGCCCGCGTCACCCTCAATACGCTTTCCTCCTGA
- a CDS encoding methyl-accepting chemotaxis protein — translation MQWVAFLLLSKVLWWGVLAGALFAAALAWAAWRLRAPEPVVTSQAVAAPISVPLSQTVLAQLVTGVMPLWHRHVALAREQTREAVDTLVLRFSGINRRLGQALGLGAGGQNNQVIEVIQSSGTLLGQIVESLEQVLSARETLLREIEGLGQFNDELKRMASDVAEIAGQTNLLALNAAIEAARAGEAGRGFAVVADEVRKLSNLSGDTGKRIRSKVDSINQTIAGALSSAQQLSADEAQMIGESKQVIGQVLEHFQAAASALSGTVTQLETESRAVGQEVQDVLVNLQFQDRISQILDHVERDMDKLVRAIEQDELPPRERWLAELEKTYTTTEQRLIHGGQASGTVAASQVDFF, via the coding sequence ATGCAGTGGGTTGCTTTCCTGTTGCTTTCCAAGGTGCTGTGGTGGGGCGTGCTGGCGGGCGCCCTGTTTGCTGCCGCGCTGGCGTGGGCAGCCTGGCGCCTGCGTGCGCCCGAGCCGGTCGTCACGTCGCAGGCGGTTGCAGCCCCGATATCCGTGCCGCTGTCCCAGACCGTGCTGGCTCAGCTGGTCACCGGGGTGATGCCGCTGTGGCACCGGCACGTCGCATTGGCCCGTGAGCAGACGCGCGAGGCTGTCGACACGCTGGTGCTGCGCTTCTCGGGCATCAACCGGCGCCTGGGGCAGGCACTGGGCCTGGGGGCGGGCGGGCAGAACAACCAGGTCATCGAGGTGATCCAGTCGTCCGGCACGCTGCTGGGCCAGATCGTCGAATCGCTGGAGCAGGTGCTGTCGGCGCGCGAGACGTTGCTGCGCGAGATCGAGGGGCTGGGCCAGTTCAACGACGAGCTCAAGCGCATGGCGAGCGATGTGGCCGAGATCGCCGGACAGACCAACCTGCTGGCGCTCAATGCCGCGATCGAGGCGGCGCGGGCCGGCGAGGCCGGGCGCGGCTTCGCGGTGGTGGCCGACGAGGTGCGCAAGCTCTCCAACCTGTCCGGCGACACCGGCAAGCGCATCCGCAGCAAGGTCGATTCGATCAATCAGACCATTGCGGGCGCGTTGTCCTCGGCGCAGCAGCTCTCGGCCGACGAGGCGCAGATGATCGGCGAATCCAAGCAGGTGATCGGACAGGTGCTCGAACACTTCCAGGCTGCGGCAAGCGCACTGTCGGGCACGGTGACGCAGCTCGAAACCGAGAGCCGCGCCGTTGGCCAGGAAGTGCAGGACGTGCTGGTCAACCTGCAGTTCCAGGACCGCATCAGCCAGATTCTCGATCATGTCGAGCGCGACATGGACAAGCTGGTGCGCGCCATCGAACAGGACGAGCTGCCGCCGCGTGAGCGGTGGCTGGCCGAGCTGGAGAAGACCTATACCACGACGGAACAGCGGTTGATCCACGGGGGGCAGGCAAGCGGCACGGTTGCCGCATCCCAGGTGGATTTCTTTTGA
- a CDS encoding response regulator, whose protein sequence is MSKTILVVDDSFSLRQTVGIALKGAGYDVVEASDGKDALGKLDGRKYNLIISDVNMPNMDGISFVKAAKQLPSYKFTPVIMLTTEGDESKKQEGKAAGVRAWVIKPFQPPALLDAVAKLVLP, encoded by the coding sequence ATGAGCAAGACGATACTGGTAGTGGATGACTCGTTCAGCCTGCGGCAGACGGTGGGCATTGCGTTGAAGGGTGCCGGTTACGACGTGGTCGAGGCCAGCGACGGCAAGGATGCGCTCGGCAAGCTCGACGGACGCAAGTACAACCTGATCATCTCTGACGTGAACATGCCCAACATGGACGGCATCAGCTTCGTCAAGGCAGCCAAGCAGCTGCCCAGCTACAAGTTCACGCCCGTCATCATGCTGACCACGGAAGGCGACGAATCCAAGAAACAGGAGGGCAAGGCGGCCGGCGTGCGCGCCTGGGTGATCAAGCCGTTCCAGCCCCCGGCGCTGCTGGATGCGGTCGCCAAGCTGGTGCTGCCATGA
- a CDS encoding STAS domain-containing protein produces MPLFATDESGTYRLTGELTIFYAAMLKDELVALLGTAKAPLSLDLSGVEDIDTSGVQLLLMFKREAARRGASVSYSGHSPAVLAVLELLDLAGTLGDPVLIPNAVR; encoded by the coding sequence ATGCCACTCTTTGCCACCGACGAGTCGGGCACCTATCGCCTGACCGGCGAGCTGACCATCTTCTACGCCGCCATGCTCAAGGATGAGCTGGTGGCCTTGCTGGGCACCGCCAAGGCACCGCTGTCGCTCGATCTTTCAGGGGTGGAGGACATCGACACCTCGGGGGTGCAGCTGCTGCTGATGTTCAAGCGCGAGGCGGCACGGCGTGGTGCCAGCGTGAGCTACAGCGGCCACAGCCCGGCGGTGCTGGCTGTGCTCGAACTCCTGGATCTGGCCGGCACGCTTGGCGATCCGGTGTTGATTCCCAACGCGGTCAGGTGA